In Pseudomonas nunensis, a single window of DNA contains:
- a CDS encoding DUF6124 family protein: protein MFKPTPNPPDHKPDTMYMIVPEKDSESLLANACESLASANVIASDFAARLQWPDRQTAMAIQQLVMLAELAVSRALDNIDPA from the coding sequence ATGTTCAAACCCACCCCCAATCCCCCCGACCACAAGCCCGACACGATGTACATGATCGTCCCCGAAAAGGACTCGGAGAGCCTGCTAGCCAATGCCTGTGAGTCCCTTGCTTCAGCGAATGTCATTGCCAGTGATTTTGCCGCGCGCCTGCAATGGCCGGACCGGCAGACGGCGATGGCGATCCAGCAGTTGGTCATGTTGGCCGAGCTGGCGGTGAGTCGGGCGCTGGATAACATCGATCCGGCATGA
- the parE gene encoding DNA topoisomerase IV subunit B produces the protein MATPSASSYNADAIEVLSGLDPVRKRPGMYTDTSRPNHLAQEVIDNSVDEALAGHATSVQVILHADHSLEVSDDGRGMPVDIHPEEGVSGVELILTKLHAGGKFSNKNYQFSGGLHGVGISVVNALSNEVRVRVKRDGNEYQMTFADGYKKTELEVIGTVGKRNTGTSVFFAPDPKYFDSPKFSISRLKHVLKAKAVLCPGLLVSFEDKATGEKVEWHYEDGLRSYLVDAVNGFERLPDEPFCGSLAGNKEAVDWALLWLPEGGDSVQESYVNLIPTAQGGTHVNGLRQGLLDAMREFCEFRSLLPRGVKLAPEDVWERIAFVLSMKMQEPQFSGQTKERLSSREAAAFVSGVVKDAFSLWLNANPETGMLLAELAINNAGRRLKASKKVERKRVTAGPALPGKLADCAGQDPMRSELFLVEGDSAGGSAKQARDKEFQAILPLRGKILNTWEVDGSEVLASQEVHNIAVAIGVDPGSADIAQLRYGKICILADADSDGLHIATLLCALFVQHFRPLVDAGHVYVAMPPLYRIDLGKEIYYALDEAERDGILDRLVAEKKRGKPQVTRFKGLGEMNPPQLRETTMDPNTRRLVQLTLDDFEATSEMMDMLLAKKRAGDRKSWLESKGNLAEVLG, from the coding sequence ATGGCCACTCCCAGCGCTAGCTCTTATAACGCAGACGCCATCGAAGTCCTCTCGGGCCTCGACCCGGTGCGTAAACGCCCCGGCATGTACACCGACACCAGTCGGCCGAACCACCTTGCCCAGGAAGTCATCGACAACAGCGTCGACGAAGCCTTGGCCGGGCATGCGACGTCGGTGCAGGTCATCCTGCACGCCGATCACTCCCTGGAAGTCAGCGATGACGGCCGTGGCATGCCGGTGGACATTCACCCGGAAGAGGGTGTTTCCGGGGTCGAGCTGATCCTCACCAAGCTGCATGCGGGCGGCAAGTTTTCCAACAAGAACTACCAGTTCTCCGGCGGTCTGCACGGGGTGGGTATTTCCGTGGTCAACGCCTTGTCGAACGAAGTCCGGGTGCGCGTCAAGCGTGACGGCAACGAATACCAGATGACTTTCGCTGACGGTTACAAGAAAACCGAGCTGGAAGTGATTGGCACCGTCGGCAAGCGCAACACCGGCACCAGCGTGTTCTTCGCGCCGGACCCGAAATACTTCGATTCACCAAAATTCTCCATCAGCCGCCTCAAGCACGTGCTCAAGGCCAAGGCCGTGTTGTGCCCGGGGCTGCTGGTCAGTTTTGAAGACAAGGCCACCGGCGAGAAAGTCGAATGGCATTACGAAGACGGCCTGCGTTCCTATCTCGTAGATGCGGTCAACGGCTTCGAACGCCTGCCGGACGAGCCGTTCTGCGGCAGCCTGGCCGGTAATAAAGAAGCAGTCGATTGGGCGCTGCTGTGGTTGCCGGAAGGTGGCGACAGCGTGCAGGAAAGCTACGTCAACCTGATCCCGACGGCCCAGGGCGGTACCCACGTCAACGGTTTGCGTCAGGGTTTGCTCGATGCCATGCGCGAGTTCTGCGAATTCCGCAGCCTGTTGCCGCGCGGCGTGAAGCTGGCGCCGGAAGACGTCTGGGAACGTATTGCCTTCGTCCTGTCGATGAAGATGCAGGAACCACAATTCTCCGGCCAGACCAAGGAACGCCTGTCGTCCCGTGAAGCGGCGGCCTTCGTTTCCGGGGTGGTCAAGGATGCGTTCAGCCTGTGGCTCAACGCCAACCCGGAAACCGGCATGCTGCTGGCGGAGCTGGCGATCAACAACGCCGGCCGTCGTCTGAAGGCCAGCAAGAAAGTCGAGCGCAAGCGCGTCACGGCAGGGCCGGCGCTGCCGGGCAAGCTCGCTGACTGCGCCGGGCAGGACCCGATGCGTTCCGAGCTGTTCCTGGTGGAAGGTGATTCCGCCGGCGGTTCGGCCAAGCAGGCGCGGGACAAAGAGTTTCAAGCGATCCTGCCGTTGCGCGGCAAGATCCTCAACACTTGGGAAGTCGACGGCAGCGAAGTGCTGGCCAGCCAGGAAGTGCACAACATCGCGGTGGCCATCGGGGTTGATCCGGGTTCGGCGGACATCGCCCAGTTGCGCTACGGCAAGATCTGCATCCTCGCCGACGCCGACTCCGACGGTCTGCACATCGCAACCTTGCTCTGCGCCTTGTTCGTCCAGCACTTCCGCCCGTTGGTGGATGCCGGTCACGTCTACGTCGCGATGCCGCCGCTGTACCGCATCGACTTGGGCAAAGAGATTTACTACGCCCTCGACGAAGCCGAGCGCGATGGCATCCTCGATCGCCTGGTGGCCGAGAAGAAACGCGGCAAGCCGCAGGTCACTCGATTCAAAGGTCTGGGTGAAATGAACCCGCCGCAGTTGCGCGAAACCACCATGGACCCGAACACGCGGCGCCTGGTGCAGTTGACGCTGGACGATTTCGAAGCGACCTCGGAAATGATGGACATGCTGCTGGCGAAGAAACGCGCCGGTGATCGTAAATCCTGGTTGGAGTCCAAGGGCAACCTGGCCGAGGTTCTGGGCTGA
- the parC gene encoding DNA topoisomerase IV subunit A translates to MSDSLDLSLDGVERRSLADFTENAYLNYSMYVIMDRALPHIGDGLKPVQRRIIYAMSELGLDADSKHKKSARTVGDVLGKFHPHGDSACYEAMVLMAQPFSYRYTLVDGQGNWGAPDDPKSFAAMRYTEARLSRYSEVLLSELGQGTADWGPNFDGTLDEPLVLPARLPNILLNGTTGIAVGMATDVPPHNLREVATACVRLLDEPKATVEQLCEHIQGPDYPTEAEIITPRADLLKMYETGKGSVRMRAVYHIEDGDIIVTALPHQVSGAKVLEQIAAMMQAKPSKAPQIADLRDESDHENPCRIVIIPGARKNFDHDALMQHLFASTELESSYRVNINIIGLDGKPQLKNLRALLVEWLEFRVQTVRRRLQFRLDKVERRLHLLDGLLIAYLNLDEVIHIIRTEEHPKAALIARFALSEIQADYILDTRLRQLARLEEMKLRSEQDELLKEQAKLQALLGSEAKLKKLVRTELIKDAETYGDDRRSPIVERTEAKALTEHDLLPNEKVTVVLSEKGWVRSAKGHEIDATGLSYKAGDGFKALAPGRSNQFAVFIDSTGRSYSVASHTLPSARGQGEPLTGRLTPPPGATFECVLMPEDDSLYVIASDAGYGFVVKGEDFQAKNKAGKALLSLPNNSKVILPRPVTDRENNWLASVTTEGRLLIFKISDLPQLGKGKGNKIIGISGERVASREEYVTDIAVLPDGATLVLQAGKRTLSLKADDLEHYKGERGRRGNKLPRGFQRVDALLVENLN, encoded by the coding sequence ATGAGCGACTCCCTTGATCTCAGCCTGGACGGTGTAGAACGCCGGTCACTGGCTGACTTCACCGAAAATGCCTACCTCAACTACTCCATGTACGTGATCATGGACCGTGCCTTGCCGCATATCGGCGACGGCCTGAAACCGGTACAGCGGCGCATCATCTATGCGATGAGCGAGTTGGGGCTGGACGCCGATTCCAAGCACAAGAAATCGGCGCGTACCGTCGGTGACGTGCTCGGTAAGTTCCACCCGCACGGCGATTCGGCCTGCTACGAAGCCATGGTCCTGATGGCCCAGCCGTTCAGCTACCGCTACACGCTGGTGGACGGCCAGGGTAACTGGGGGGCGCCGGATGATCCCAAGTCCTTCGCCGCCATGCGTTACACCGAGGCGCGGCTGTCGCGTTATTCCGAAGTGCTGCTCAGCGAACTGGGCCAGGGCACTGCGGACTGGGGCCCGAACTTCGACGGCACCCTCGACGAACCGCTGGTGTTGCCGGCACGTTTGCCGAACATCCTGCTCAACGGCACCACTGGTATCGCCGTGGGCATGGCCACCGACGTACCGCCGCACAACCTGCGCGAAGTCGCGACAGCGTGCGTGCGTTTGCTCGATGAGCCGAAAGCCACGGTCGAACAGCTCTGTGAACACATCCAGGGCCCGGATTACCCGACCGAAGCGGAAATCATCACGCCCCGCGCCGACCTGCTGAAAATGTACGAAACCGGCAAGGGCTCGGTGCGTATGCGCGCCGTTTACCACATCGAAGACGGCGACATCATCGTCACCGCGCTGCCGCATCAGGTTTCCGGTGCCAAGGTGCTGGAACAGATCGCCGCGATGATGCAGGCCAAGCCTTCCAAGGCCCCGCAGATCGCTGACCTGCGTGACGAGTCCGACCACGAAAACCCGTGCCGGATCGTGATCATTCCCGGCGCACGCAAAAACTTTGACCACGATGCGTTGATGCAGCACCTGTTCGCCAGCACCGAGCTGGAGTCGAGCTATCGGGTCAACATCAACATCATCGGCCTCGACGGTAAGCCGCAGCTGAAAAACCTGCGGGCGTTGCTGGTCGAGTGGCTGGAATTCCGGGTGCAGACCGTGCGTCGTCGCCTGCAATTCCGCCTCGACAAGGTTGAGCGTCGCCTGCACCTGTTGGACGGTTTGTTGATCGCTTACCTCAACCTGGATGAAGTGATTCACATCATCCGCACTGAGGAACACCCGAAAGCCGCGCTGATCGCGCGTTTCGCCCTGAGCGAAATCCAGGCCGACTACATTCTCGACACCCGTTTGCGTCAATTGGCGCGACTGGAAGAAATGAAGCTGCGTTCCGAGCAGGATGAACTGCTCAAGGAACAAGCCAAGCTGCAAGCCTTGCTGGGCAGCGAAGCCAAGCTGAAAAAACTGGTGCGCACCGAGCTGATCAAGGACGCCGAAACCTATGGCGACGACCGTCGTTCGCCTATCGTCGAGCGCACCGAAGCCAAAGCCCTGACCGAACACGATCTGCTGCCAAACGAGAAAGTGACGGTCGTGCTGTCGGAAAAAGGCTGGGTTCGCTCGGCCAAGGGCCATGAAATCGACGCCACCGGCCTTTCTTACAAGGCCGGGGACGGATTCAAGGCGTTGGCGCCGGGTCGTTCCAACCAGTTTGCGGTGTTTATCGACTCCACCGGTCGCAGTTATTCGGTGGCTTCCCACACGCTGCCATCGGCCCGTGGCCAAGGCGAACCGTTGACCGGTCGCCTGACCCCGCCGCCAGGGGCAACGTTTGAATGCGTGCTGATGCCGGAAGACGACTCGCTGTACGTGATCGCCTCCGACGCCGGTTACGGTTTTGTGGTGAAAGGCGAAGACTTCCAGGCCAAGAACAAGGCTGGTAAAGCGCTGCTGAGCTTGCCGAACAATTCGAAAGTCATTCTTCCGCGCCCGGTAACCGATCGCGAGAACAATTGGCTGGCCTCGGTCACGACCGAAGGTCGCCTGCTGATCTTCAAAATCAGCGACCTGCCACAATTAGGTAAAGGTAAAGGCAATAAGATCATCGGTATTTCCGGTGAGCGGGTTGCCAGTCGCGAAGAATATGTCACGGACATCGCCGTGCTGCCGGATGGCGCCACATTGGTGCTACAGGCCGGAAAACGTACCTTGTCACTGAAGGCGGACGACCTCGAACACTACAAAGGTGAGCGTGGGCGTCGTGGTAATAAACTGCCACGTGGCTTCCAGAGGGTAGATGCGCTGCTCGTCGAAAACCTCAATTAA
- a CDS encoding YqiA/YcfP family alpha/beta fold hydrolase encodes MSGSILYIHGFNSAPSSKKATQLMAVMERLGLSDQLRVPALHHHPREAIGQLNRAIEELGRPLLVGSSLGGYYATHLAEQHGLKALLINPAVSPHRMFDGYLGTQKNLYTDEAWELTHDHVTALAELEVPAPQDPQRYQVWLQTGDETLDYRLAQQYYRACALRIQAGGDHSFQGFAGQLPAMLSFAGIGADLYQAIDFTAL; translated from the coding sequence ATGTCCGGTTCGATCCTTTATATCCACGGTTTCAACAGCGCGCCTTCGTCAAAAAAGGCGACTCAGTTGATGGCAGTGATGGAGCGTCTGGGCTTGAGCGATCAGTTGCGGGTTCCGGCGTTGCACCACCACCCGCGCGAGGCCATCGGTCAGTTGAATCGGGCGATTGAGGAGCTGGGGCGGCCGCTGCTGGTCGGCAGCTCACTCGGCGGCTACTATGCGACTCACCTGGCCGAGCAGCATGGCCTCAAGGCTCTGTTGATCAACCCGGCCGTCAGTCCGCACCGGATGTTTGACGGGTATCTGGGGACGCAGAAAAACCTGTATACCGATGAAGCCTGGGAATTGACCCACGACCATGTGACGGCCCTGGCCGAGCTGGAAGTGCCGGCGCCCCAGGATCCGCAGCGGTATCAGGTGTGGTTGCAGACCGGCGACGAAACGCTGGACTACCGCCTCGCCCAGCAGTATTACCGAGCCTGTGCCTTGCGCATCCAGGCCGGCGGCGACCATAGTTTTCAGGGCTTTGCCGGGCAATTGCCGGCAATGCTGAGTTTTGCCGGCATCGGCGCAGATTTGTATCAGGCGATTGATTTCACAGCACTGTGA
- a CDS encoding retropepsin-like aspartic protease family protein, with amino-acid sequence MSQQTPGKRAGRVFMVLAWCAALFLATRFFGQLEERQQNPNVVVTSEQGEGFIEVKLVGNTQGHFVASGQINGQPVNFMLDTGATDVAIPAEMAERLKLEQGFGVTLSTANGRTEGYRTRVDRLQLGDIVLRDVRAIVVPGLDGNQVLLGMSALNKLEFTQRGGTMLLRQTTK; translated from the coding sequence ATGAGCCAGCAAACGCCGGGTAAACGCGCCGGTCGGGTGTTTATGGTGTTGGCCTGGTGCGCGGCGTTGTTTCTGGCAACGCGGTTTTTCGGGCAGTTGGAAGAGCGTCAGCAAAATCCCAACGTGGTGGTCACGTCGGAGCAGGGCGAAGGTTTTATCGAAGTGAAACTGGTGGGCAACACCCAGGGACATTTCGTCGCCAGCGGCCAGATCAACGGTCAGCCGGTGAATTTCATGCTCGATACCGGGGCGACCGATGTGGCGATCCCGGCAGAAATGGCCGAACGGCTGAAACTTGAACAAGGCTTCGGGGTGACCCTGAGCACTGCAAATGGTCGCACCGAGGGTTATCGAACCCGCGTTGACCGGCTGCAACTGGGTGACATTGTGCTGCGTGATGTGCGCGCCATCGTCGTGCCAGGCCTGGATGGCAACCAAGTGCTGCTCGGTATGAGCGCACTGAACAAACTTGAATTTACCCAGCGCGGTGGCACCATGCTGCTGCGCCAGACAACGAAATGA
- a CDS encoding esterase-like activity of phytase family protein translates to MRFGFAMACALLLTSLTVSAEPVPELRVVSEHAVDGMRGGNLSGLAQCGKDLWTVSDRDDDQIYRLDTTASTWQAEVVRIDVPPVPDTGLPWGLRSRTWAASFVRGGDLDFEGITCDSAGNRYIVSEGHAAVLQVPPTGPANWLKISPMMVREARARGMLLQFNAIFEGLAINPAGDQMWLAAERQSRGLLLIKRQQTVWDCDGRCVLLSEAGKEMQPPQFPHAKAVNRDFSDLSLFEGKLFTLERNAFQICRRDPQTAKVERCWSYAAELLQKNRRYAQNYGLEEALIIDADGAWMGVDNNFGPRADGEVRPIVWRFAAPEGGWSAKP, encoded by the coding sequence ATGCGCTTTGGCTTTGCCATGGCGTGTGCGTTGCTGCTGACCTCGTTAACGGTGTCTGCCGAGCCGGTGCCAGAGCTGCGCGTGGTGTCCGAGCATGCCGTCGATGGCATGCGCGGCGGCAACCTGTCGGGGCTGGCCCAGTGCGGCAAGGACCTGTGGACGGTTTCCGATCGCGACGATGATCAAATCTACCGTCTCGACACGACCGCCAGCACTTGGCAAGCCGAAGTGGTGCGCATCGACGTTCCTCCCGTGCCGGACACGGGTTTGCCCTGGGGTTTGCGTTCGCGGACCTGGGCGGCTTCTTTCGTGCGCGGCGGGGATCTGGATTTCGAAGGCATCACCTGCGACAGCGCCGGCAATCGCTACATCGTCAGCGAAGGCCATGCGGCTGTTCTGCAAGTACCGCCAACGGGCCCGGCAAACTGGCTGAAAATCTCGCCCATGATGGTTCGCGAAGCGCGGGCCAGGGGCATGCTGCTGCAATTCAATGCGATATTCGAAGGCCTGGCGATCAATCCCGCAGGCGATCAGATGTGGCTCGCCGCAGAGCGTCAAAGCCGTGGTTTGTTGCTGATCAAGCGCCAACAGACGGTCTGGGATTGCGACGGTCGCTGTGTGCTTTTGAGTGAAGCCGGCAAGGAAATGCAGCCGCCGCAGTTTCCTCACGCGAAAGCGGTCAACCGGGATTTTTCCGACTTGTCATTGTTCGAGGGCAAGCTGTTTACCCTTGAGCGCAACGCCTTTCAGATCTGTCGTCGCGATCCGCAGACCGCCAAAGTCGAGCGCTGCTGGTCGTATGCCGCCGAGCTGTTACAAAAAAACCGGCGTTATGCGCAGAACTACGGCTTGGAAGAGGCATTGATCATCGACGCCGACGGTGCGTGGATGGGGGTCGACAATAACTTCGGTCCCCGCGCCGACGGTGAGGTCCGCCCGATTGTCTGGCGCTTCGCGGCGCCTGAAGGTGGCTGGAGCGCCAAGCCATGA